A stretch of the Prochlorococcus marinus str. MIT 0918 genome encodes the following:
- a CDS encoding glutaredoxin family protein translates to MDGNKLILLSRVGCCLCEGLEERLNNLDLNKLNPPLNLWVRDIDGESVSEVDRARYSLEVPVLLLAIYKTSRIIELPRVSPRLSDEGLFTWLQKNIQEKF, encoded by the coding sequence ATGGATGGCAATAAATTAATTCTCTTAAGCAGGGTTGGTTGCTGTTTATGTGAAGGATTAGAAGAACGATTAAATAATCTTGATTTGAATAAATTAAATCCACCTTTGAATTTATGGGTACGAGATATTGATGGGGAAAGTGTCTCTGAAGTAGATAGAGCTAGGTATTCACTAGAAGTACCAGTCTTGCTTCTTGCAATATATAAAACATCTAGAATAATTGAATTACCAAGGGTTTCACCAAGACTTTCAGATGAGGGGCTTTTTACTTGGCTTCAAAAAAATATTCAAGAAAAATTTTAA
- a CDS encoding NifU family protein — MENETMALTHENVEKVLDELRPFLMADGGNVEIVEIDGPIVKVRLQGACGSCPSSTMTLKMGIERKLQEMIPEVSEVIQVL, encoded by the coding sequence ATGGAAAATGAGACCATGGCTCTTACACATGAAAATGTTGAAAAAGTCCTTGATGAATTAAGACCATTCTTAATGGCTGATGGAGGTAATGTAGAAATAGTAGAAATTGATGGCCCAATAGTCAAAGTAAGATTACAAGGGGCTTGTGGCAGCTGTCCTAGTAGCACCATGACACTTAAAATGGGCATTGAAAGAAAGCTTCAGGAAATGATCCCAGAGGTAAGTGAGGTGATTCAGGTTTTATAA
- a CDS encoding UDP-N-acetylmuramoyl-L-alanyl-D-glutamate--2,6-diaminopimelate ligase, with amino-acid sequence MPHDLHSLLKEVGIQSSVELQEIKVHSISCDTRDLCQGALFVGLIGENVDGGCFWRKALSKGAVAAVISINAAKIDPPEEDDLVFVSPIPVSACMGELAAVLWDKPSLKMNLIGVTGTNGKTTTTYLIEHLSSSSGVQSALFGTLVNRWPGYSQTAAHTTSFADQLQAQLAKAESSGTCLVAMEVSSHALAQQRVTGCRFSGAVFTNLTQDHLDYHKSMEQYFQVKTLLFQPPLLKGNGARAIVNIDDPWGYRLSTQLKDACWRASLDSNLIKNEHPELFLTDIKLSSNGVEGVLHSPLGEGFFNSPLIGMFNLMNLLEAVGVLLQQGFDLDKLLPAINKFPGVPGRMEQISLRGGKIKAPVILVDYAHTPDGLKNALTTLRMVTTGRIYCVFGCGGDRDKGKRPLMGAVAAQLADFVILTSDNPRTEDPQLIIKDVLTGIPTEEEVIVESDRRNAIELAVLKAAPKDVVLIAGKGHENYQILGLEKIPFDDREIARQALTLRL; translated from the coding sequence ATGCCTCATGATCTCCACTCACTTTTAAAAGAAGTTGGGATTCAATCTTCTGTTGAGCTGCAAGAAATTAAGGTTCACAGTATTAGCTGTGATACTAGAGACTTGTGTCAGGGAGCATTATTTGTAGGTTTGATAGGCGAAAATGTTGATGGAGGTTGCTTTTGGCGGAAGGCTTTATCTAAAGGAGCAGTTGCTGCAGTTATAAGCATTAATGCAGCAAAGATAGATCCCCCAGAAGAAGATGATTTGGTTTTTGTTTCTCCTATTCCAGTTAGTGCTTGTATGGGGGAGTTGGCTGCAGTTTTGTGGGACAAACCATCATTAAAGATGAATCTGATTGGTGTAACAGGGACTAACGGAAAAACAACTACTACATACCTTATAGAACATCTTAGCTCTAGTTCTGGAGTGCAATCTGCATTGTTTGGTACTTTAGTGAACCGTTGGCCAGGGTATAGCCAAACTGCAGCTCATACAACTTCGTTTGCTGATCAATTGCAAGCCCAACTTGCGAAAGCTGAATCTTCAGGTACTTGTTTAGTAGCTATGGAAGTTAGTTCACATGCTTTAGCCCAGCAACGTGTTACTGGATGTCGTTTCTCAGGAGCTGTCTTTACAAATCTCACACAAGATCACCTTGATTACCATAAATCCATGGAGCAATATTTTCAGGTAAAGACCCTCTTGTTTCAACCACCTCTATTAAAAGGAAACGGAGCAAGAGCTATCGTCAATATTGATGACCCATGGGGATATAGATTGTCTACTCAATTAAAAGATGCTTGTTGGAGAGCTTCTTTGGATAGTAATTTAATTAAGAACGAACATCCAGAACTATTCCTTACGGATATAAAATTATCGTCTAATGGTGTAGAAGGTGTTTTACATAGTCCCCTTGGAGAAGGCTTTTTTAATTCTCCTTTAATAGGAATGTTTAATTTAATGAATTTGCTTGAAGCTGTTGGGGTGCTATTGCAACAAGGTTTCGACTTGGACAAACTTTTGCCTGCTATAAACAAATTTCCTGGAGTCCCAGGCCGTATGGAGCAAATAAGTTTGAGAGGTGGAAAGATTAAGGCACCTGTGATTTTAGTCGATTATGCACATACACCAGATGGCTTGAAAAATGCTTTAACTACTTTGCGTATGGTGACTACTGGGAGAATATATTGTGTATTTGGTTGTGGTGGAGATAGAGATAAAGGTAAACGTCCATTAATGGGAGCTGTTGCAGCACAATTAGCTGATTTCGTCATACTTACATCGGATAACCCACGCACTGAAGACCCTCAGCTGATTATTAAAGATGTTTTAACTGGAATACCTACAGAGGAAGAGGTGATTGTTGAGAGTGATCGACGTAATGCGATTGAGTTGGCAGTTTTGAAGGCTGCTCCCAAGGATGTCGTATTAATTGCTGGCAAAGGACATGAGAATTATCAAATACTTGGATTAGAAAAAATCCCTTTTGATGATAGGGAGATTGCGAGACAAGCTTTGACTTTGAGGTTATAA
- the yidD gene encoding membrane protein insertion efficiency factor YidD has protein sequence MIKKMNDLFGKLFLNMISFYRNWISPLLGPNCRFVPTCSEYGLEAISRHGPWKGGWLTVKRLSRCHPFTPCGCDPVPD, from the coding sequence ATGATTAAGAAGATGAATGACCTTTTTGGGAAGTTGTTTTTAAACATGATCAGCTTTTATAGAAATTGGATTTCTCCTTTGTTAGGACCTAACTGCCGATTTGTTCCAACTTGTAGTGAATATGGCTTAGAAGCTATCTCTAGACATGGTCCATGGAAAGGTGGGTGGCTTACAGTCAAGAGATTGTCTCGATGCCATCCATTTACTCCTTGTGGGTGTGATCCTGTGCCAGATTGA
- a CDS encoding malate:quinone oxidoreductase, protein MFASDSLGSETQFDAVLVGAGIMSSTLAVLLHELEPDMKILIVERLHAPGLESSCAVNNSGTGHAANCEFNYTPLNSDGSLNIDKALAINASFERSLEFWSSMTEMGKLVPDEFLHALPHVSCVWSQNDISYLRQRFLQLSSVDVFKEMEWSDDKEEIREWIPLMMKSRQPHQKVAATRMARGTDIDFGALTCAYLKVLEKSGAIEIKYSTEVIDIQRANKRTWQLSVLNEREVTSVQASFLFLGAGGGALSLLKKSGIAECYDYGGFPVSGKWLVCNDEELANQHNAKVYGTSAVGAPPMSVPHLDSRWIEGKKSLLFGPFAGFNTKFLKNGSNWDFFRSIQFSNVTPMIQAGLGNYDLIKYLISQLQLDHSARMDQLRDFFPEARSDDWQVSIAGQRVQIIKKTSRGGLLKFGTEVVSSSDGTLAALLGASPGASTAVSIMLEILKRCWSEKLSSNIWQERLKKLLPSYGKDLKKDRELFDNLRSRSNTLLGLG, encoded by the coding sequence GTGTTTGCATCTGACTCTCTAGGCTCTGAAACTCAATTTGATGCGGTATTAGTTGGTGCTGGCATTATGAGCTCTACATTGGCTGTATTGCTTCATGAGTTAGAGCCTGATATGAAGATATTAATTGTTGAACGTTTGCATGCGCCAGGTTTGGAAAGTAGTTGTGCAGTTAATAATTCCGGTACAGGACATGCTGCTAATTGTGAATTCAATTACACCCCATTAAATTCTGATGGGAGTTTAAATATTGATAAAGCTCTAGCTATTAATGCTTCTTTTGAAAGAAGCTTAGAATTCTGGTCTTCTATGACCGAAATGGGAAAACTTGTTCCCGATGAATTTTTACATGCTTTACCTCATGTGAGTTGTGTTTGGTCTCAGAATGATATTTCATATTTACGCCAACGTTTTTTACAGCTCAGTTCAGTAGATGTTTTTAAAGAGATGGAATGGAGTGATGACAAAGAGGAGATTAGAGAATGGATCCCTTTAATGATGAAAAGTCGTCAACCGCATCAGAAAGTTGCTGCAACACGTATGGCAAGAGGTACTGATATTGACTTTGGAGCACTTACATGCGCTTATTTAAAAGTCTTAGAAAAAAGCGGAGCTATTGAAATCAAATATTCTACTGAAGTAATAGACATTCAAAGAGCTAATAAGAGAACCTGGCAGCTTTCAGTGCTTAATGAAAGAGAAGTTACTAGTGTTCAGGCATCTTTTCTTTTTCTGGGAGCTGGTGGAGGAGCTTTGTCACTCTTGAAAAAATCTGGGATAGCTGAATGCTATGACTATGGTGGGTTTCCTGTAAGCGGTAAATGGTTGGTATGCAATGATGAAGAATTAGCTAATCAACATAATGCGAAAGTTTATGGAACTAGTGCCGTAGGAGCGCCACCAATGTCTGTACCTCATTTAGATTCTAGATGGATAGAAGGAAAGAAGTCTTTATTGTTTGGACCATTTGCAGGTTTTAATACTAAATTTTTAAAGAATGGATCTAATTGGGATTTCTTTCGATCGATTCAATTCTCAAATGTTACTCCGATGATACAAGCAGGATTGGGGAATTATGATTTGATCAAGTATTTGATTAGCCAATTGCAACTTGACCACTCTGCGAGAATGGATCAATTGAGGGACTTTTTCCCTGAGGCTAGATCAGATGATTGGCAGGTCTCAATTGCAGGACAGAGGGTACAAATTATTAAAAAGACTTCTAGAGGAGGTCTACTAAAATTTGGTACGGAAGTAGTATCTTCTTCAGATGGTACTCTTGCAGCTTTGCTTGGTGCTTCACCTGGGGCTAGTACAGCAGTTTCGATAATGTTAGAAATTTTGAAACGATGTTGGAGTGAGAAATTGTCATCAAATATTTGGCAAGAAAGATTGAAAAAACTGCTACCTAGTTATGGGAAAGACTTGAAAAAAGATAGAGAATTATTTGATAATCTTCGAAGCCGTAGTAACACTCTTCTTGGTTTAGGTTGA
- a CDS encoding aminotransferase class V-fold PLP-dependent enzyme, which translates to MSSFRAVLPALANKYYFNYGGQGPLPTSSIKAITDSWYKIQELGPFTNNVWPYISNEIKETKALLSIICGVTNNRVALTENVTSGCILPLLGLPLNSGDHLLISDCEHPGVVSACKELAKRHHLIIDILKVQSLNKSVYTKTQKDNLIIQQLEKTLCQKTKVIVLSHILWNTGEIMPIELISELINNHKNKPYLLVDAAQSFGQISIKDAASKADIYAFTGHKWAFGPEGLGGVILSERVLSESNPTLVGWKSLKKEESIYSNNLNPFHTDGRRFEIATSCTPLLAGLRNSLNLLQQEGTASERLKTIKTFSNRLWSKLMAAKGINPILQTSPPAGLVAFNIDSQLSPNQIVKKLGRQSIWIRVLEDPTWLRACVHITSTEEEINKLIYSVIEITKETVL; encoded by the coding sequence ATGAGCTCTTTCAGAGCAGTCTTGCCAGCATTAGCTAATAAATATTATTTTAACTATGGTGGACAGGGTCCTTTACCTACATCTTCAATAAAAGCAATTACAGATAGTTGGTACAAGATACAAGAACTGGGTCCTTTTACAAATAATGTATGGCCTTATATCTCTAATGAAATCAAAGAAACAAAAGCTCTACTATCAATAATTTGTGGGGTAACAAATAATAGAGTTGCGCTCACAGAAAATGTCACCAGTGGGTGCATATTGCCATTATTAGGTTTGCCTTTAAATTCAGGAGACCACCTTTTAATAAGTGATTGCGAACACCCTGGTGTTGTATCAGCCTGTAAGGAATTAGCAAAAAGACATCATCTAATAATAGATATCCTAAAAGTTCAAAGTCTAAATAAATCAGTTTATACAAAAACACAAAAAGACAATCTAATAATTCAACAACTAGAGAAAACTTTATGCCAAAAGACTAAAGTTATAGTTTTATCTCATATCCTATGGAATACAGGGGAAATAATGCCTATAGAATTAATTTCAGAGCTCATTAATAATCACAAGAATAAACCTTATTTACTAGTTGATGCAGCACAAAGCTTTGGTCAAATCTCTATCAAAGATGCTGCTTCAAAAGCAGATATTTATGCTTTTACAGGGCATAAATGGGCATTTGGACCGGAAGGTCTTGGAGGGGTTATCCTTTCAGAGAGAGTGTTAAGTGAATCAAATCCTACTCTAGTTGGATGGAAAAGTCTTAAAAAAGAAGAGAGCATTTATAGCAATAATCTCAACCCCTTTCATACAGATGGTAGACGATTTGAAATAGCAACCTCATGTACCCCTTTATTAGCAGGCTTACGCAACTCTCTTAATCTTCTTCAACAAGAAGGAACTGCTAGTGAAAGGCTCAAAACAATTAAAACTTTTAGCAACAGACTATGGTCAAAATTAATGGCTGCAAAGGGGATAAACCCCATTCTGCAAACATCCCCACCTGCAGGTTTAGTTGCTTTTAACATAGATTCTCAACTTTCTCCAAATCAAATCGTCAAGAAACTTGGCAGACAATCTATTTGGATAAGAGTTTTAGAAGATCCCACATGGTTACGAGCATGTGTTCATATAACAAGTACCGAAGAAGAAATAAACAAACTTATCTATTCAGTAATAGAAATTACTAAAGAGACAGTTTTATAA
- a CDS encoding ABC transporter permease has translation MFFPFSQSGVKSLSQKMSDWGVCLLGIYLVIAFLTPILINLGLIPDGQFGLDSPIFAPPSLEHFCGTDRLGRDVCSRTLQGTSVALQVVFLAVGLAVLIGLPIGILSGYIGGFFDKALVLIMETLYTVPVLLLSVVIAFLLGRGIPNASIALCVVYIPQYFRVVRNQTAQVKTEQYVEAAKAMGAGPLWIMKRYLFKNVITSVPVLLTLNAADAVLILGSLGFLGLGLPETIPEWGSDLNMALDAMPLGIWWTALYPGIAMFGLVLSLSLVGESLELFFNHKKTVQK, from the coding sequence ATGTTTTTCCCATTTAGTCAATCTGGCGTAAAAAGTCTGTCTCAAAAGATGAGTGATTGGGGGGTTTGTTTATTAGGTATTTATTTAGTTATTGCTTTTCTTACTCCTATCTTAATAAATCTAGGGCTTATTCCTGATGGACAGTTCGGACTAGATAGCCCCATTTTTGCCCCACCTTCTTTAGAGCATTTCTGTGGAACAGACCGTTTAGGGAGAGATGTTTGTTCAAGAACTTTGCAAGGTACAAGTGTTGCTCTCCAAGTCGTTTTTTTAGCTGTTGGGCTTGCCGTGTTAATTGGACTGCCTATTGGTATTCTTAGTGGATATATTGGTGGTTTTTTTGACAAGGCTTTGGTGTTAATAATGGAAACGCTTTATACTGTCCCAGTCTTGCTTTTGTCGGTAGTGATTGCTTTCCTTCTTGGGAGAGGAATTCCCAATGCATCTATCGCCTTATGTGTTGTATATATACCGCAATATTTTCGCGTTGTTCGAAATCAAACGGCGCAGGTCAAAACCGAACAATATGTAGAAGCGGCTAAGGCCATGGGTGCAGGCCCTTTATGGATAATGAAAAGATATCTGTTTAAAAATGTTATTACTTCTGTACCTGTGCTTTTAACTTTAAATGCTGCTGATGCAGTTTTGATTTTAGGAAGTCTAGGCTTTCTTGGATTGGGCTTGCCTGAAACGATTCCTGAATGGGGTAGTGATTTGAATATGGCTTTAGATGCAATGCCATTAGGTATCTGGTGGACAGCCCTATATCCAGGAATTGCGATGTTTGGATTGGTTCTTTCACTGTCTCTTGTTGGGGAATCTTTAGAGCTTTTTTTTAATCACAAAAAAACAGTTCAGAAATAA
- the lepA gene encoding translation elongation factor 4: protein MTDVAVSRLRNFCIIAHIDHGKSTLADRLLQETNTVSSRDMQEQFLDNMDIERERGITIKLQAARMNYLNSDGEQYVLNLIDTPGHVDFSYEVSRSLQACEGALLVVDASQGVEAQTLANVYLALENDLEIIPVLNKVDLPGSDPEKIKKEIESIIGLDTSNAISCSAKTGLGIPEILQAIVNKIPPPKALLNESTKALIFDSYYDPYRGVIVYFRVMTGSISSKDKVYLMASKKSYELDEIGIMAPDQIQVNELHAGEVGYLAASIKAVADARVGDTITLCNQIASTPLPGYKEAKPMVFCGLFPTDADQYPDLREALDKLQLSDAALKYEPETSSAMGFGFRCGFLGLLHMEIVQERLEREYDLDLIVTAPSVIYQVNMIDGEVLLIDNPATLPDPQKRESIEEPYVRIEIYSPNDFNGTLMGLCQDRRGEFVDMKYITTDRVTLIYEIPLAEVVTDFFDQMKSRTKGYASMEYHLIGYRKNDLVRLDVLINSERADPLTTIVHREKAYGVGRGLVEKLKELIPRQQFKIPLQASIGSRIIASESISALRKDVLAKCYGGDISRKKKLLQKQAKGKKRMKSMGKVDVPQEAFMAVLKLNQ, encoded by the coding sequence ATGACTGACGTCGCTGTCTCTAGATTAAGAAATTTTTGCATAATTGCTCATATTGATCATGGCAAATCAACCTTGGCTGACAGACTTTTACAAGAAACGAATACCGTCTCTTCAAGAGATATGCAGGAGCAGTTTCTTGATAATATGGATATTGAAAGGGAAAGAGGAATAACTATCAAGCTCCAAGCAGCAAGAATGAATTATCTCAATAGTGATGGCGAACAATATGTGTTGAATCTTATAGATACTCCTGGTCATGTAGATTTTTCGTATGAAGTGAGTAGGTCTTTGCAAGCTTGTGAAGGCGCCTTATTAGTAGTAGATGCAAGTCAGGGTGTTGAGGCCCAGACGTTGGCAAATGTTTATTTGGCATTAGAAAATGATTTGGAAATTATTCCTGTTTTAAATAAAGTTGATTTGCCTGGATCGGACCCTGAAAAGATTAAGAAAGAGATTGAATCGATTATTGGTTTGGATACGTCTAATGCAATTTCTTGCTCTGCAAAAACTGGGTTAGGCATTCCAGAGATCCTTCAGGCGATAGTAAATAAAATACCTCCCCCTAAAGCTTTGTTGAATGAGTCAACTAAAGCTTTGATCTTTGACTCTTATTATGATCCTTATAGGGGAGTCATTGTTTATTTTCGTGTAATGACTGGCAGCATTTCATCAAAAGATAAAGTTTATTTAATGGCGAGTAAGAAGAGTTATGAGTTGGATGAAATTGGTATAATGGCTCCAGACCAGATTCAAGTAAATGAATTACATGCTGGAGAAGTAGGTTATTTAGCAGCTTCAATAAAAGCTGTTGCAGATGCTCGTGTAGGAGACACTATTACCCTATGTAATCAAATTGCATCTACTCCTTTACCTGGATATAAAGAAGCAAAACCAATGGTTTTTTGTGGGCTTTTCCCTACAGATGCTGACCAATATCCAGATTTAAGAGAAGCATTGGACAAGTTACAACTTTCTGATGCTGCATTGAAATATGAGCCGGAAACTAGTAGTGCAATGGGCTTTGGTTTTCGTTGTGGTTTTCTTGGATTGCTTCATATGGAGATAGTTCAAGAAAGATTAGAACGTGAATATGATTTGGATCTAATTGTTACGGCTCCATCTGTTATTTATCAAGTGAATATGATTGATGGAGAAGTTTTATTAATTGATAATCCAGCTACTTTGCCGGACCCACAAAAACGTGAATCTATAGAAGAACCATATGTTCGAATTGAAATATATTCACCTAATGACTTTAATGGAACTTTAATGGGGCTTTGCCAAGACCGTCGAGGTGAATTTGTTGATATGAAATATATAACTACTGATAGAGTTACCCTTATTTATGAGATCCCATTAGCGGAAGTTGTGACAGATTTTTTTGATCAGATGAAAAGTCGTACTAAAGGTTATGCTTCGATGGAATATCATCTTATTGGGTATCGAAAAAATGATTTAGTTCGGTTAGATGTTCTAATTAATTCCGAAAGAGCTGACCCCTTGACTACTATCGTTCATAGAGAAAAAGCCTATGGAGTTGGCAGAGGATTGGTCGAGAAGTTAAAAGAATTAATCCCTAGGCAGCAATTTAAGATCCCATTACAGGCTTCTATTGGAAGTAGAATTATCGCAAGTGAAAGTATTAGCGCCCTTCGTAAGGATGTTTTAGCTAAGTGTTATGGCGGCGATATATCCCGTAAGAAAAAACTGCTTCAAAAACAAGCAAAAGGTAAGAAAAGGATGAAATCCATGGGGAAAGTAGACGTTCCTCAAGAAGCTTTTATGGCAGTTTTAAAATTAAACCAATAA
- the trmH gene encoding tRNA (guanosine(18)-2'-O)-methyltransferase TrmH: MPLLPRRFERIKSVLNRRMSNLTLLIEEVEKPHNLSAILRTCDAIGILETHIISKQNKTPTFNNTAQGSQKWVRLKQHKSISEAIKSLKQMGFKLYGTNLQENAKDYRLLDYTKATAFVIGAEKWGLSQEAKELVDESIYIPMRGMVQSLNVSVATAILLSEALKQRDKEGKTPQSGEGLTKDLYKQTLFEWSYPEVANWCKKEGRNYPELGTNGEILESLPRTIKFHC; encoded by the coding sequence ATGCCTCTTTTACCACGAAGATTTGAGAGGATCAAATCAGTCTTGAATCGTCGAATGTCAAACCTTACATTATTAATTGAAGAAGTAGAAAAGCCGCATAATCTATCAGCCATACTAAGAACTTGTGATGCCATTGGAATACTCGAAACTCATATTATAAGCAAACAAAATAAAACACCAACTTTCAACAATACTGCACAAGGCAGTCAAAAGTGGGTAAGGTTAAAGCAACATAAAAGTATTTCGGAAGCAATTAAATCATTAAAGCAAATGGGGTTTAAATTATATGGAACTAATCTACAAGAAAATGCAAAAGATTATCGCCTACTTGATTATACAAAAGCAACTGCTTTTGTTATAGGTGCTGAGAAATGGGGATTGAGTCAAGAAGCAAAAGAGTTGGTAGACGAATCAATTTACATCCCTATGAGAGGGATGGTTCAGTCTCTAAACGTCTCAGTAGCTACTGCAATACTTCTTTCTGAAGCATTAAAACAACGAGATAAGGAAGGTAAAACTCCACAATCAGGTGAAGGGCTAACTAAAGATCTTTATAAACAAACCTTATTTGAATGGTCTTATCCCGAGGTGGCAAATTGGTGTAAAAAGGAAGGTCGTAATTACCCTGAATTAGGAACTAATGGAGAAATCTTGGAAAGTCTACCTAGAACGATTAAATTCCATTGTTAG
- a CDS encoding TIGR03894 family protein, translating to MVTDKALLKEVTKELWQSVKKLRPELGKDPRMQLVLKALITIGDLPDSIQAAMVVATCLEMEDVDESPNQKEENPTTSKSSQSQEASEGKRTVRRRSAAN from the coding sequence GTGGTTACCGACAAGGCACTGCTCAAAGAAGTAACAAAAGAGCTTTGGCAATCTGTTAAAAAACTTCGTCCAGAGCTTGGCAAAGACCCTAGGATGCAACTGGTCCTAAAAGCTCTGATAACAATTGGAGATCTTCCAGACTCAATTCAAGCTGCAATGGTTGTAGCAACTTGCTTAGAAATGGAAGATGTCGATGAAAGCCCTAATCAAAAAGAAGAAAACCCAACAACATCAAAATCATCTCAAAGCCAAGAAGCAAGCGAAGGTAAAAGGACAGTTCGCAGAAGATCTGCTGCTAACTAA
- the rpsD gene encoding 30S ribosomal protein S4, with protein MSRYRGPRLRITRRLGDLPGLTRKAAKRSNPPGQHGSARRKRSEYAIRLEEKQKLRFNYGISERQLVRYVKKARSMEGSTGTNLLKLLENRLDNVCFRLGFGPTVPGSRQLVNHGHVTVNGKVLDIASYQCKAGDIISIRERKASKTLAEGNLEFPGLANVPPHLELEKSKMTAKVIGKCDREWVAIEINELLVVEYYSRKV; from the coding sequence ATGTCTAGGTACCGTGGGCCTCGCCTGAGGATCACGCGTCGCTTGGGGGACCTCCCAGGTCTCACCCGGAAAGCCGCAAAACGGTCAAATCCACCAGGTCAGCACGGCTCAGCCCGTCGCAAGCGCTCAGAATACGCGATCCGTTTAGAAGAAAAACAAAAGCTAAGGTTTAATTACGGGATTTCGGAACGTCAGCTTGTTCGCTACGTAAAGAAAGCACGTTCAATGGAAGGCTCTACAGGTACTAACCTTCTAAAACTATTAGAAAATAGACTTGACAATGTTTGTTTTCGGCTAGGTTTTGGTCCAACCGTCCCTGGATCCCGTCAGCTTGTTAACCATGGTCATGTAACTGTTAATGGGAAAGTCCTAGATATCGCCAGTTATCAATGTAAAGCAGGTGACATCATTTCCATTCGCGAACGCAAAGCAAGCAAAACACTTGCTGAAGGCAATCTTGAATTTCCTGGTCTAGCAAATGTTCCTCCACACCTGGAATTGGAAAAGTCTAAAATGACAGCTAAGGTTATAGGTAAATGTGATCGAGAATGGGTCGCAATAGAAATCAATGAACTTCTAGTAGTTGAATACTACTCACGCAAGGTATAA
- a CDS encoding DUF4278 domain-containing protein, with protein METLIYRGKAYVQHKQIAQKHFVELTYRQNVYINRQEKASPLFSTLTYRGVQYQKA; from the coding sequence ATGGAAACCCTTATTTATCGAGGAAAAGCATACGTTCAGCACAAACAAATTGCACAGAAGCACTTTGTTGAACTGACTTATAGACAAAATGTCTATATCAACAGACAAGAAAAAGCCTCGCCTCTCTTCTCAACACTTACTTACCGTGGAGTGCAATATCAAAAAGCCTAA